ACATCGACCCGGTCGATCCTATCCTCGCCGCCGATGCCTGCCGCTGCCGGCAGCCCAAACAAATATCACGCCCCCAGGGAGCAGCCTCCCGGTGTCAACGATGACGACGATGCCGCCTCCAGCGATGACGAGATGCCAGGTAATCGGCTACCCCAGCCACCGAGGTACATCGTCCCGGAACTGCCGACGCTGCTATTCTCCTGTGTGGCACTGCGATCGCTCCGCCTCGGCTACTGCATACTCTCCATGCTGGAGGTCATCAACCTGCCGTCGCTCCAGTCGCTCCACATTACTCGCGTCCGGAACAAGGAGGAGCACGTGCAGAGGCTCATCTCCGGCTGCCCGCTCCTCGCGGACCTGACGCTCGAGGCCTGCAGCAGCCTGACCGCACTCTGCCTTGTCGACAACACGCGTCTCCGCAGGCTCGCCCTCCGGTTGTGCGACAACCTGGCCAACGTAGCCATTGACGCGTCAGGGCTCCTCTCCTTTGAGTATCTCGGCGCCATCCCCGACAGCTCGTTCCTCACTataagcggcggcggcggtggcggctttCCGGCCATCACGTCGTGCAAGATCGACACCTTCGTTGTCCTCCGTGAGGAGGTGGAGCACATCAGCTTTCGAGCCATCACGTGGCGCAAGATTGACACCGACGTTGGCTCCCGTGAGGAGGCGGAGGTCCTCCTCAAGCTCGCTTCATTCTTGCAGCTGTTCGTTTCCACAAAACACCTCCACTTGTGCTCCACTCGAATGGGATCCTACTTTGTGAACCTCCCGGAGTTCTCGAGCCTCACCCACCTTGAGCTCAACGGACGTGTACTGCAAGACGATGATCCTGCCTTGGCCATGGCCGTGACGAGCATAATCCTCGGTCAGGCTCCTAACCTGGAGCTACTGACCCTGGTGTTCCAACCAGGGCCGCAAGAGTCGCGCTACTATGGCCCCGACCGCAGCGAGGGGGAGCTTCTCGACATGCATCTTCTCCACTACGACAAGCACGCCACCATTGACGACACACTGATGGTTAGCATGCCGGTCCCATCGTGCCTCATGAACCGAGTGAGCAAGATTGAGCTAGTGCATTACCAAGGCGGCACAGCGCAGAGGACGTTGGCCAAGTTTTTGCTTGGCAATGCTCTTGCCCTCAAGACGCTCTATTGTGGATTCGCGGAGGGGCCGGAGTGGATTCAGATGGAACTGATGCACGAGATGGAAGACTGGGTGATCGCCAACAAGGAGTTTTGTTGACCAATGAGGTTAACTTAACCTCGCTTTGCTGTAACAAGGTTCATAACGAGTCGGATAATAGCTTAATGGTGGAAGCGGTACGAAACCCAGAGGAGTACTCGGGAGAGAATGTGGGGACTGTGATGGAATGCAGACATCTAGTTCTAAACTTCGCCAAAGTTGAATTCTCACATTGTCTTCGTGAAGCAAATGAGGCTGCACACTTATTAGCAAGCAATGCTTTTAGTAACAGAACTTACTTATTCTGCGAATCTGTTATCCCTGACTTTATTTCTCATAGCTATTGTAAACGATCTCGCTATTATTTGAGGAATAAAGTTTTGATGGGTCAGACATACCCCTTCACTACTCAAGAATGATGTTGGGACTCAGGGTGGACGGGGCGAGCGGTCTTTTGGGCCCGCTCGTGGACCGAAGTGGACTGGACCGACAAAAAAACTGGCCGGTCCGGTCCGTGAAAAGAGGACCGAAAATTGATCGGTCCGGTCCTGTCTTGGCTCGGTCCGGCTCGGTCGGACCGAAGGCGACGCGCTTCTTCCGCCCAGCCGCCGGCGATGCCCTGTTGTGGCGCCGGTGAGATCCGCGACGCTGCGTCCCCTCCGGCACTGCCGCGCCCCTCCTCGATCCAGTTTTCCTTTCCTTTCGTTCTGTCCAACAGAAAACAAGAAAGAACGAAAGAGGCAGGGTCCGATCCGATAATCATGACATTATCGCACGACTAGCTCCACGTCCAAATTGATCCACTAATCAAGGCAAGGCCCGCTGAGACAAAATCGTGGGCTGATGCATGCGCTACACTACTTGCATGTACTCCGTAATAGGAGACATCCTGTGCGAGGATCCGCACCCCAGTTGCACGTCCTGTGCGGGCGCCGTTTAATTAGATCGGGCACCTCCCATGCGTGATGCGTGATGCGTGCATGGCGTTTAGATCGGCACGTCCCGTGCGTGCATAGCTCGCGGTTCATGAATAACAGCCGCGTTGCCCAGCACATCCCTCGCCGCCGGCGCTCGCGCATGTGACCCACCTCGCCAGAGCAACCACGCACGTCGCACACCACGCCGCCGCACCCGGGCAAGTCGCCGCCGGTGGCCGTTGGTCGGTCGGCTCGGTCCGGCCCAGGCTTCGTCGTTGCCGGTCCGGT
The Aegilops tauschii subsp. strangulata cultivar AL8/78 chromosome 3, Aet v6.0, whole genome shotgun sequence genome window above contains:
- the LOC109743848 gene encoding putative FBD-associated F-box protein At5g56410, yielding MPGNRLPQPPRYIVPELPTLLFSCVALRSLRLGYCILSMLEVINLPSLQSLHITRVRNKEEHVQRLISGCPLLADLTLEACSSLTALCLVDNTRLRRLALRLCDNLANVAIDASGLLSFEYLGAIPDSSFLTISGGGGGGFPAITSCKIDTFVVLREEVEHISFRAITWRKIDTDVGSREEAEVLLKLASFLQLFVSTKHLHLCSTRMGSYFVNLPEFSSLTHLELNGRVLQDDDPALAMAVTSIILGQAPNLELLTLVFQPGPQESRYYGPDRSEGELLDMHLLHYDKHATIDDTLMVSMPVPSCLMNRVSKIELVHYQGGTAQRTLAKFLLGNALALKTLYCGFAEGPEWIQMELMHEMEDWVIANKEFC